The genomic window ATGGGGACGTGACCGCAGCCCGGCAGCCGGACCAGGCGCGCGCCGGGGACGACCCGCTTGGCCCGGACGCCCTGGCGGCGCAGCAGGAGCCGGTCGCGGCTGCCCCAGGCGACGGTGACGGGCACGGCGGGGACGTCGTCGGTGAAGAGCACGCTCCCGCCGGACGCCAGGGTCTGGTGGAAGCCGGTCGCCTCCCTCAGGGCGAGCGTCTCGGCGACGGCCGCCTCGGGTGAACGGCGCCCGGGGCGCGCGTAGATGGTGCTGGTGAGCGCGGTCCGGCCGGCCGCGCTGCGGGAGAGGCGCTCGATCAGCGGGACGGGCATCGCGAGTGCGGCGGCCCGCATGGCGCGCAAGGTCGCGAACGCGTACCGCCGTTCGGCCTCCGACCAGAAGCCGGCCGGGGAGAGCGCCGTCACCGAGCGCACGAGCTTCTCGCGGCCGAGCTCCAGGGCGAGCAGGCCGCCGAGCGAGTTGCCGGCCACGTGCGGCCGTTCGACGCCGAGCGCCGCGCAGAAGGCGCCGAGCACCGGCGCCACGGTGCCGAGGTCGTACCGGTACCCCTCGGGCAGGCCGGGGGAGGCGCCGAAGCCCGGCAGGTCGACCGCGATGACGTCCCGCTCGGTCGCGAGGACGTCGAGCACCGGCTCCCAGGCCTGCCAGTGGTGGCCGATCCCGTGGAGCAGCAGCAGGGGCTCGCCCCGGCCCCGGCGCTCGTAGGCGAGGGTCACCGTGCGCGGTCCGCCGGGGGACTCCACGGGGAAAGAGATCTGTGCGGACATCGGTCGCTCCTGTCGTGGGATACCCCGTAGACACTGTAGACACCCTGTCAGCAACAATTACCGGTGGGTAGAGTCGAGTTCAAGAGCAGAGCCGGAAACTGGACAGGGGCCGTGGCGTGAGCTGGGATGGCACCGTGCCGACCGACATCCTCACCGACCCGACCGATCTGTTCGAAGAACACCGCCCGATGCTCACCGGTGTCGCCTACCGGATGCTCGGCCGCGCCGCCGACGCCGAGGACGTGGTGCAGGAGGCGTGGCTGCGCTGGTCCGCCGACGACCGCTCCGAGGTCCGCGAGCCCCGCGCCTTCCTCGTCCGGATCACCACCCGGCTCGCCATCGACCGGCTCCGCCAGGTGCAGTCCCGCCGCGAGTCCTACGTGGGCCCCTGGCTGCCCGAGCCGATCGTGACCGACTTCGGGCCGTCCGTGCCCGACACCGCCGAGCGCGCCCTGCTCTCCGACTCCGTCTCCCTGGCGCTCCTCGTCGTCCTGGAGTCCCTCTCCCCGCTCGAACGCGCCGTCTTCGTCCTGCGGGAGGCCTTCGGCTTCCCCTTCGCGGAGATCGCCGCCACCCTCGACCGCAGCGAGGCAGCCGTCCGCCAGCTCGCCGGACGGGCCCGCCGGCACGTCGACGAGGGCCGGCCGCGCTACGACGTGGACCCGGTCCAACGGCGCGATCTCACCGAGCGGTTCCTCGCCGCCGCGTCGAGCGGCGACCTCGAGGGGCTGCTCACCCTGCTCGCCCCGGACGTCAGGCTGGTCGGCGACAGCGGCGGCAAGTCCAAGGCCCCGCTGCGGGTCATGGAGACCGCCGACAAGATCGGCCGCTTCCTGGTCGCCATCTCCCAGGGAACGGACGACTCCTTCGGGGTCCGCTTCGCGGAGGTCAACGGCGGGCCGGCGCTGGTCGCCCTGGTCGACGGCAAGGTCGACTCCGTCTTCCAGATCGACATCCGCGACGGACGGATCGCCTGCGTCTACATCCTGCGCAATCCCGACAAGCTCCAGGGCCTCGCCCTCGACTGACCTCGGCCCGCCCCGCGCCGGCCCCCGACCCGCCCCGCCCCGGACCCGTTCGCGGTCCGGGGCGGGGCGTTTTGCTGCGAGGGGTTCTCCACGACACGAACGTCCTGTGAACGATCTAGGTCAGAGGGTCACATTCGGGGTCGTTCGGCGGAGGATTGGTCTTGACCAAGGGTGTGCGGCGCCTTATGGTCGCAGAGTTAGTGCAGGAACCTTTAATAAACAAGGGCGCGGAAAAACGCCGCGGGACACGGCGAATGTGCGGAGGATCAGGGTGGGGACCACGCAGCTGGAATCAGTACCGGAGCCGAAGTACTGGCACCTCAAGACCGTGATCGGCGAAGCCCTCGACTCGGACTTCGCGGTCGGGGAGATCCTGCCCAACGAGCGCGAACTCGCGGCCCGTTTCGGCGTCGCGCGCGCCACGCTCCGCCAGGCCCTGGAGCAGCTGGAGCTGGAGGGCCGCCTGCAGCGCCGCCGCGGCGTCGGCACCACCGTCGCCCCGCCCCGGGTCGGCGTCGACGTCTCCACCACCCAGCACACCTGGCCCGGTGTCGGCGAGGACACCTGGCAGTCGGTGGACTCCGCCGCCGGCACGGCGCCCGCCGCCGTCGCCCGCCTCCTGGAGATCACCGCGGACGAGCCCGTCCACGTGGTGCGCCGCCTGCGCGTCACCGAGGGCCAGCCGGTCGCCGCCGAACTGCTCTACGTGCCCTCCGGCTCGGTCCCCGGCCTCGGCGCCGTCGAGGTGCCCGGCGGCGTCGACCGCGCCCGCTCCGTCCTGCGCGAGCTCCAGCGCCTCGCCCTCGACGGGCAGGACCGCTCCGTCGAACTCGGCTCCGCGCGCGCGGACGACGCCCGGGAGCTGGACCGCCTGCCCGGCGCGCCCGTCCTCGTCGTCACCACCCGCTACCTCTCGGAGGGCGGCACCGCGGCCGTCTCCGTGGCCACGTACCGCGCCGACACCTGCAAGCTCACCTTCGGCGACTCCGGGGAAATGGTCATGGCCTCCTGACCCCTCGCGCACCTCACCGCGCACCCCCCTCGCACCACGCATCGGGCCCGTGTCCGGAAGCCGTGACCACGGCTGCCGGACACGGGCCCGACGGCATTGCGCGAGGGGCACCCGCGCGGTGCGGACCGCCTCAGCGGCGGGCCGACACCGTGCCGTCCACCGCGAACAGCTGCTCCTCGACGTGGTCGAGCGCCAGCCGCAGCGCGCCCGTGCCCACCGCCGCCTCGCCCAGCATCGACAGGACCACCCGCGGCGGCCGCAGGCAGAAGCGCGCCAGCTCCTCGCGGAGCGGCTGCAGCACCCCGTCCAGACCGGCCGCCCAGCCGCCGATCACCACCAGCTCCGGGTCGAGCGCGAGCACCAGCGCCGCCACGTCGTGCACGAGGCGCTGGATGAACCGCTCCACGGCCGCCCCGGCCCGCGCGTCGCCCTGCTTGGCCAGCGCGAACACCTCGGCCACCGCCTGCTCGTCCAGCGGGTGCAGCGGCTCGTCCGTGGTCGAGAGCAGATGCTCGGGGGTGACGCCCCGGCCGAGCAGGTGCAGCGCCCCGATCTCCCCGGCCGCCCCGCCGTAGCCGCGGTGCAGCCGGCCGCCGATCAGCGAACCCGCGCCGGGGCTGAGCCCGGCGAGGACGAAGACGATGTCGTCGGAATCGCTCGCGGCCCCCTTCCAGTGCTC from Streptomyces showdoensis includes these protein-coding regions:
- a CDS encoding RNA polymerase sigma-70 factor, with amino-acid sequence MSWDGTVPTDILTDPTDLFEEHRPMLTGVAYRMLGRAADAEDVVQEAWLRWSADDRSEVREPRAFLVRITTRLAIDRLRQVQSRRESYVGPWLPEPIVTDFGPSVPDTAERALLSDSVSLALLVVLESLSPLERAVFVLREAFGFPFAEIAATLDRSEAAVRQLAGRARRHVDEGRPRYDVDPVQRRDLTERFLAAASSGDLEGLLTLLAPDVRLVGDSGGKSKAPLRVMETADKIGRFLVAISQGTDDSFGVRFAEVNGGPALVALVDGKVDSVFQIDIRDGRIACVYILRNPDKLQGLALD
- a CDS encoding GntR family transcriptional regulator, whose protein sequence is MGTTQLESVPEPKYWHLKTVIGEALDSDFAVGEILPNERELAARFGVARATLRQALEQLELEGRLQRRRGVGTTVAPPRVGVDVSTTQHTWPGVGEDTWQSVDSAAGTAPAAVARLLEITADEPVHVVRRLRVTEGQPVAAELLYVPSGSVPGLGAVEVPGGVDRARSVLRELQRLALDGQDRSVELGSARADDARELDRLPGAPVLVVTTRYLSEGGTAAVSVATYRADTCKLTFGDSGEMVMAS
- a CDS encoding alpha/beta fold hydrolase → MSAQISFPVESPGGPRTVTLAYERRGRGEPLLLLHGIGHHWQAWEPVLDVLATERDVIAVDLPGFGASPGLPEGYRYDLGTVAPVLGAFCAALGVERPHVAGNSLGGLLALELGREKLVRSVTALSPAGFWSEAERRYAFATLRAMRAAALAMPVPLIERLSRSAAGRTALTSTIYARPGRRSPEAAVAETLALREATGFHQTLASGGSVLFTDDVPAVPVTVAWGSRDRLLLRRQGVRAKRVVPGARLVRLPGCGHVPMNDDPALVSRVILDGSRPAA